A window from Limnothrix sp. FACHB-406 encodes these proteins:
- a CDS encoding cyanoexosortase B system-associated protein: MTDSSTSDSQPTPAQNFWGRHRSKLLALGLLGAIALGSLPGYVAGGAWRWQRAGNPSQLKTLRQLPKQGLAIPGWQTQPISQRSLGGEQWLWQPIERVRPPGPGATPNAAAQRDRAVLLLMPMKRGRDRPQVEWTALDSGNWLGDGLQTDSEQTLTLAPAGLPPFRARLVRLWTSQHQTYFLLSWYAWPQGGDPAPSQWFWRDQLAQWQQGHTPWVAVSLLLPTDKPLDEWDQNYQARLTDLAQQVQQVLLTGPLKPVPPKVDR, encoded by the coding sequence ATGACCGACTCTTCCACTTCGGACTCGCAACCCACCCCCGCTCAAAATTTCTGGGGCCGCCATCGCTCAAAACTGCTGGCCCTGGGCCTGTTGGGGGCGATCGCCCTGGGATCCTTGCCGGGTTATGTGGCGGGCGGGGCCTGGCGCTGGCAACGGGCCGGCAACCCCAGCCAACTGAAAACCCTACGGCAATTACCCAAACAGGGTTTAGCCATTCCCGGTTGGCAAACCCAACCCATCAGCCAGCGCAGTTTGGGCGGTGAACAGTGGCTTTGGCAGCCGATCGAGCGAGTGCGGCCCCCAGGCCCGGGCGCAACCCCCAACGCCGCAGCCCAACGCGATCGCGCCGTGTTGTTGCTGATGCCCATGAAGCGTGGGCGCGATCGACCCCAAGTGGAATGGACCGCTCTCGATTCCGGCAACTGGCTGGGCGACGGCCTGCAAACAGACTCAGAACAGACCTTGACCCTGGCCCCGGCGGGCCTGCCGCCCTTTCGGGCCCGGCTGGTGCGGCTTTGGACTAGTCAGCACCAAACCTATTTCCTGCTGTCCTGGTATGCCTGGCCCCAAGGGGGCGACCCGGCCCCCAGCCAATGGTTTTGGCGTGATCAACTGGCCCAATGGCAACAGGGCCACACCCCTTGGGTAGCGGTCAGTTTGCTGTTGCCTACGGATAAGCCCTTGGATGAGTGGGATCAAAACTATCAAGCCCGCTTAACCGACCTGGCGCAACAGGTGCAGCAAGTTCTGCTGACAGGGCCGCTGAAACCCGTCCCCCCCAAGGTCGATCGCTAG